The sequence GCTGGCCTAGGAATCATTGCCGGCCATCACCTCAACCTGATTAACGCAACAAATAGGTTGCTCTGGTCGCCGCCGTCTAGGCCGGGCCGCGGGGCACTAGTGCCATCGACGAAACGATGAGCCGCCGCCTAAGCCGCCTCTTGCTTTGTCGCTCATCCTTACATTGGGACCAAGCAAAACAGAATCCCATAGCCACTCTCTCCACCGAGCTCCTCTATCCAAACATGGCGGCACCACAGCCGTGGTCGTCGTTTTTCTTCTGGTGCTTTTGTTTTCTCACCAAAGCAATAGCAAGCCTACGACCCAAAGTACTCACCTCACAAAAGCCCAAACCAATCAGGCCCAAAAAATATAAGAGAATAGATTATTGAGGAAAATTTATTAAGGACTGAAAAAGCAACCCTTGATAACTACTTATCGCAAACCTCAAAGCTGCTGGAGATGCTTAACCCCTTACCTATGAAATACCTGGTATTCTACCCCTTGAGCTATCTAAACTTATCTAAATAACCCCCTCAGGTGGTTTTGCCTACGTGGCATTACATGTGGACAATGAAGTGGCAATGACATGTTTAAAAATCTACTTCACCCCTCATCTTATGTTCCTGTTAATGTGTTTGaatttatattaaaaaataatctCTTATTTGAAGTCAAATGTATTTCGTATctgaattcaaatataattcCGTAATTAAATGTACAAATTTAAATTCTAGGGAAAGATTCGTCCCCTACGGTTTCCCAAGGCAGCAGTAAGGCACATTTTCCTTTTCCATCAAAAGTACTCCCTCAAAATCGGTAGAGGAACACTTTTCCCTACTGCTCCTTGGCCTTTCCATAGGATTCTAAACTGTAGATAAGCTTGCGTTTTCTAGTTTCCTGAAAAAACAGTCATTGGAAGAAAGTAAACCGACAAAGTATTCATAAAAGAACAGTCCTCAACGAGAATATAAGTGTGTCCTATATTGCTTAAATTCATGGCGGGGTATATACCTTAGTCTTGATGTGAGCTAGCGTCGTCATAGATTTCTCTGATTCACACCACTGCACTAGGTCAGGGCAGCCTGAAACTTTTAGGTCTTGGAGGTTGGTGAGTCGCTCTATGCTCATTGGCAATGTTTGGATGCCAGTGCAATTGATTATCTCAAGTCTCATGAGACTGGTTAGGTCTCCCAACCAGTCTGGCAGCGCTGTAATGCTTTCGCAATCTGTCACAGAAAAAGTCTCGAGGGAGGAGAGACATCGAATGATCTCTGTTGAGCTGCATGTGAGGTCACTGCAATGCTCGATGCTCAAGTAACTGATCCCAGGGAGTTGGTGGAGCAACCTCCACTCATGCAGAGGCTGCTCGCAGTAATGCACAAAAAGGCCTTTCGGAGCAGGGTAGGAGGATTCAGGTACCTGGTATCTCTCTTCCAATGGTGATAGCAGGTCATCACAACTCCTTATGTCCAAGAAGTACTCACCTCTAGGCAGGCACGGTTTAATCCTCAGCTTGGGGCAGCCACTTATTGCCAAAAGGGTTAATATAGGGAACACGAGCACATGTGAACCATCCTCACCACAGGGGTGTTCTGTGTTCCACTCTTCCAGATTTTCCATTCTTAGTAAACGAAAGGTTGTCAGTTTGGGAAAAGCTCCCCCACAGCCGTACAATTCCCCATCAATCTTGGTAATGCTGTCCATTTGCTCGATATGCAGCTCTTGAAGGTTTGCTAATTGACCGAGTGGTGGTATGGTCGTGCAGCTGGGCAACTCCGTAATGGAAATCCTGATGATACGAGGTAAATAACTCTCAATGCTCGTCACCCAGGGTGGAAACCTTATGCCATTGTAACCTTGTAGCTCGAAGTATTCTAAACAGGCTGGTGGCATCAGTTCTTTCAAAACTTCAATGTCCTCCACAAATCTCTCAGCACCTTTTGTCCATACAAATTTTATTTTTCCAATACTTTGTTTTCCCGACAAATTTATCCTCTGTGCCTCTGCAGAAGACTTGACTCTTTCAAGCCTGCTTATCTCCAAGATAGGAGGATTTTCATCCTTGAGCTTAATAATATTGCTGCTAGATTCACCATCATCGGCAAGGACCACAAAGTGAGGTAATAAGAAAGAACTATTTCTGAACTGAGGTAACGTGGACTCATCAATACTGCGGCAACCATCCGTATTCAGAAACCTCAGACTGCCGATTTCAGATATACTTACTGGCAGCTTCCTGAGGTTACAACAATATGAGAGGTCCAGCTTATGCAGCTTTCTGAGCTTACCAAAAGTTTCGGGTAAACTGTAAAGATTCCCATTTCTTGACAGCGTCAGGTGCTCTAGATAGGAAAGAGCACTGATGTGACCTAGGAAAGCGTTGCTTTCGTCTACTCGTTGGTCACCACATATAGTTTCAAGACAACTTTTTAAGTTTAAATAGCGTAGTTCAGTGAGATTGGCAATTGCTTCTTGTAGCCCTCTTAGACTCGGCAGTTCTTCATTTGCACCGATGGAACAATTTGATAAATTCAAATATCTGAGCTTGTTTAGGCCAGTCAAGGCTTCCGGTACACCTTCAACACGATAGCAGTCTGACAAATCAATATGTAGTAAACTGTGGAGCTTCCCAAATGATGATGGCAATTTATACAGTGAAGAAGAACCTGATAAGTCTAAATACTTTAGTTCATTAAAGCATCCCAAAGCCTCAGGGAGCTTTGGAAGCAATAATGTAGAAAATCCATCTATACAGAACTTCAAATATTTGACCTTGGTCAGGGTGCCCAAGATCTCTGCCTCAACAATACCAACTATGCCGGATCCGCCTGCAGGATTTGAAATATTTTCTGCAGGATACTTGTATGATTCTTCATCCCCAAGGAGGCTATCTTGGATGCCCATTAAGTATGAGCTGAATGATAAATTCAAATATTGCAGTTCTGTGAGGCTGCTTAACGCTCTTGGTAAGTTTCCAACATTTTTGCAGTATGATACGTCCAAATATTCCAGTTTCATGAGGCTACCCAGCTGTTCTGATACTCCTGTAACATCAGAGCATTTTGAAAGATCCAGATGTTCCATATTTTTAAGATTGCCAAACAGTTCTGGCAGTTTTCTTATTTTTGAACAACCTGACAAATCAAGATGAACCAGTTCCTCCATTTCTCCAATCGACTCGGGCAATGCTAATATTTCAGAAGACCCACTAATGCTTAGATAGTTTAATTTCAAGAGCCTCGTAATATGGTTCGGGATATATTTACCACGAATACCTGGCGCGTTCAGATACTTCAGATGCTGTAAGTGGCCAATAGAATTTGGCAACTGATTTATGCGGCATTCACTTAAATCCAAGATGCACAAGGACGTTGCAGATGAGAACATATCGCCACGTAATTCAATATTACCGCAGTCCAGAAAACACAGTGCCCTTAGACTGTCAGGACAAGTCAAGAATAATCCCAACGGTTTGCTACAATCAGTGAGCAATGCATAACGGCAGCTGCCTCCCCGAGTACTGCCTTTTTTACTAGCATCCAAAATTTTATCGTCCAATATTAATCTCGCGAAGTCATGCACCAGATCATGCATGGTAAAGAATGTAATACCTTCATAATATGCTCCAGAAGTCTGCGACAAAGTCTATACTTGTGTCAGGTTTCTAAATtcctattattttttatattagtATGCACGTAGCAACAAAATTAAAGTGTATTACAACTAGTTTGTTACCACAGCATAAACGATTATTCTCATCCATCTTTAGTTTTAAAGTAACAACAGTTTGTGTATTTTTATAAAGTACCTAAATGCTGTGGGGAGTGAGTTTGTTGGGTTTCCCTTAAACACTGTAGGAAATATATCGTCACACAAGAATATATACTATAGTGTATTGAAATTGTTTGCCACCCATATATTACTGTTGATACAATTGCAAAATTTGTAGTTTCCATGGTCGTGTGTGGTTGCTGATGACCCACGTTGATGTCACAAAATAAActtctatatttttttcttaataCAGAGATATACAGCCTTCTTGTGTGGATGTTTATTGATAAGG comes from Panicum virgatum strain AP13 chromosome 4K, P.virgatum_v5, whole genome shotgun sequence and encodes:
- the LOC120703674 gene encoding putative disease resistance protein RGA3 translates to MHDLVHDFARLILDDKILDASKKGSTRGGSCRYALLTDCSKPLGLFLTCPDSLRALCFLDCGNIELRGDMFSSATSLCILDLSECRINQLPNSIGHLQHLKYLNAPGIRGKYIPNHITRLLKLNYLSISGSSEILALPESIGEMEELVHLDLSGCSKIRKLPELFGNLKNMEHLDLSKCSDVTGVSEQLGSLMKLEYLDVSYCKNVGNLPRALSSLTELQYLNLSFSSYLMGIQDSLLGDEESYKYPAENISNPAGGSGIVGIVEAEILGTLTKVKYLKFCIDGFSTLLLPKLPEALGCFNELKYLDLSGSSSLYKLPSSFGKLHSLLHIDLSDCYRVEGVPEALTGLNKLRYLNLSNCSIGANEELPSLRGLQEAIANLTELRYLNLKSCLETICGDQRVDESNAFLGHISALSYLEHLTLSRNGNLYSLPETFGKLRKLHKLDLSYCCNLRKLPVSISEIGSLRFLNTDGCRSIDESTLPQFRNSSFLLPHFVVLADDGESSSNIIKLKDENPPILEISRLERVKSSAEAQRINLSGKQSIGKIKFVWTKGAERFVEDIEVLKELMPPACLEYFELQGYNGIRFPPWVTSIESYLPRIIRISITELPSCTTIPPLGQLANLQELHIEQMDSITKIDGELYGCGGAFPKLTTFRLLRMENLEEWNTEHPCGEDGSHVLVFPILTLLAISGCPKLRIKPCLPRGEYFLDIRSCDDLLSPLEERYQVPESSYPAPKGLFVHYCEQPLHEWRLLHQLPGISYLSIEHCSDLTCSSTEIIRCLSSLETFSVTDCESITALPDWLGDLTSLMRLEIINCTGIQTLPMSIERLTNLQDLKVSGCPDLVQWCESEKSMTTLAHIKTKETRKRKLIYSLESYGKAKEQ